The genomic DNA TTGTAGAATTATAGTGAAGGGATAATTTTTCATATAAATTTGGAGGGAGAAAATGAATAGATTGAAATTAGTTTTACCGACACCAGAGTATAAAGAGAAACTTATGGATTATAAAAGAGAATTTATTAAAAATGGGGATAGCATGGATGGCACTGCAGGGTTAAGAAATGCTGAAACTTTTGAAGAATGGTATAGTGTATTTCGTGATAACTTAAAAGAAGAAACTGTGAGGGATGGTTTAGTTCCATCAACTACATATATGGCTATTTCTACTAATGATGATTATTTAATTGGTATGATTGATATTAGGCATCGTTTAAATGATTTTTTATTAAATTTTGGTGGGCATATAGGATATAGTGTTAGAAGATCAGAAAGACAGCAAGGTTATGCAACTGAGATGTTAAAATTAGCCTTGATAAAATGTTTGGAGTTAGATATCAAAAAAGTTTTAATAGCCTGTGATAAAGATAATATTGCATCAGCAAAGACTATTATAAATAATGGTGGTATATTAGAAAATGAGATGCCAGAAGGAAATAGTATTACACAAAGATACTGGATAACTTTAGATTAAAATCAAGAATACAATTTGTGATAGATCATTGCGTAATATTTATAAACTACGTCATAGTTACTTGATATTCAATTTTACCTAATCTTCATTGTGACAAATTGACATATTTTTTATAAAAGAAAGGAGAATTATATGGAAGCACCAGAAATAGTTATAAAACCAGATTTACCCATGTTATTACTTCAAATATTTAATACTTCAATATTAATACTATTATTAGCTCTAGGAGTCTTTGGAATTTATCTAGTAATGAAATATATTAAAAAACCTCATAGTTAGGTGGAAAAATGGAGTTTTACTTAATATTAAATATAACAAACTTATTTGAGTCATGGTTAATAAGTGTCATATATAGTAAAGTATAAATATTTAGTGAAATATAAAATTACTTGGACATTCAAGAACTCTATATATGGAAAAATAATTATAATGAACTTTATTATATAAAAAATTCTAACTAGAAAAATAATAAATAATTGTTTATGAAAGAAGGTTAAATAGTGAAAGCTCAAAAAATTAATATCATGCTAATATTATTAGGAGTGATTATTATATTTTTAGAATTTAATCATTTTATGTTTGATGGTATCTTGGGATGGTTACTAACATCTTTAGGAGCGATATTAATAATTGTAGGAGTGTTTTATAAATCAAATAATCCTATAGGATTATTATTGAAAATGATTTTCGGATTATTATAGAGGGTATACGTGGATATAAATTCAGTAAAAATAATAATTTTCATTCAATTCATTATCTGGGGTTTTATAGGTGTTACATTTTAATGTCATGACATAGCAGTAGAAAATTGTGAAATAAAGATTATTGATATAAATGGAGGAAACTAAATGAGAAAATCAGAAAATTCACAAAAGGCATCATCATTGATTTGGAGTTTGCTTATATTATGTACAGGGTGTATAGGTTATGTAATATGGAAAGAATGGTTATTTTTGATAGGTGGGCTGATAGGATTCACTTCAATATTTCTATTAAAAAAGTAAGTTTAATTCAAGTGTTCCAGAAGAGCTAGAATCTACTTTAATTGATTAATAAAATGAGAGGAGGATATTCTAGATGGGATATGTTTTATTTACATTTATTATTATGTTTGGATTTTATATCATACTTCATTTCCATATAAAATCAAAGAAAGAAAAAATGGAGAGAGAAGGATTGTTTCCAAAAAATATTCCTTTTATCAATACATTTTTTAGATATTCATTTTTGCCAACATTTCTTTTAATGATTTTTCTTAAATTAGAGTTTAAAGGATTTTTAATTTTATATGGGTATTTTATAATGATGCTCTATATTGGTAATTATGCATACAAAGAAACGAAAATTAATGAAAAGAATAAAGTACTAAAGGAATAATTAGGGAGATACATATTTCATAATATTTATAAACTATAAAATAATATTACTTAAAAATAAATTTGTTCAAATATTATATATTGATTTATATCAAAACAAAAATTAGGTGGTTAGGAAATGAAAAATTTATCAACTGTATTATTAACAATTGGAATATTACTATATTATTTTGAATTACGGTCAACGTCATATGATTTTATAGCCATTATCATTATAATAATAGGGTTAATCCTATTATTTTCAAAAATCAAGAAAAAGGGGGAATAAAATTGTTTAAAGCTAAAAGAATACCAAAACTAACAGTTATACTAGGATTACTATTAGTAATTATAGCCTATATAATTCCATATG from Senegalia massiliensis includes the following:
- a CDS encoding GNAT family N-acetyltransferase produces the protein MNRLKLVLPTPEYKEKLMDYKREFIKNGDSMDGTAGLRNAETFEEWYSVFRDNLKEETVRDGLVPSTTYMAISTNDDYLIGMIDIRHRLNDFLLNFGGHIGYSVRRSERQQGYATEMLKLALIKCLELDIKKVLIACDKDNIASAKTIINNGGILENEMPEGNSITQRYWITLD